One Halobacterium zhouii genomic region harbors:
- a CDS encoding arylsulfotransferase family protein, with translation MRRATKYRAVFASVILVSSALLVASAVPTAAENADAQAQSEWNLTVADGYNMSNPQERSTVVTAHITGGDIWQYSLNGTLLYHNDTHDAYWDVDPLPNETNSVVYVATDEVYNESLCHPVGDDDHCIRHIIERANLTTGETEVLYSRVDATDYRQWHDADRIGDSRYIVADMYSDEVFVVNTTTGIVTWEWNLQNNFSLASGGTYPDDWSHTNDVEKLADGRVMLSPRNHDQVLFVDPQTGLQENWTIGADDRFSVLDGQHNPDYFNESAGGPAVVIADSNNDRIIEYARTEDGGWEQSWVWQDERLTWPRDADRLPNGHTLITDTRGGRVVEVDEQGEIVWNLTRESHSEGGYAAYEAERLNTGDESAGGESADSLGLQSRTPDDGSQAESILGDISNSVSSVTPAWIPSYNLLLGSLIVFTALAWFGIELWNAGYRPQQPLVRQ, from the coding sequence ATGCGCAGAGCAACTAAATACAGGGCCGTGTTCGCCTCGGTCATCCTCGTATCGTCGGCCCTCCTCGTCGCCTCCGCGGTTCCCACTGCCGCCGAGAACGCGGACGCGCAGGCCCAGTCCGAGTGGAACCTCACCGTGGCCGACGGGTACAACATGAGCAATCCGCAGGAACGCAGCACCGTCGTCACGGCTCACATCACGGGCGGCGACATCTGGCAGTACTCCCTGAACGGCACGCTGCTGTACCACAACGACACCCACGACGCCTACTGGGACGTCGACCCGCTCCCCAACGAGACGAACTCGGTCGTGTACGTCGCTACCGACGAAGTCTACAACGAGTCGCTATGCCACCCCGTCGGCGATGACGATCACTGCATCCGCCATATCATCGAACGCGCGAACCTCACGACCGGCGAGACCGAGGTGCTGTACTCGCGCGTGGACGCCACGGACTACCGCCAGTGGCACGACGCCGACCGCATCGGCGACTCCCGGTACATCGTCGCGGACATGTACTCCGACGAGGTGTTCGTCGTGAACACCACCACCGGCATCGTCACCTGGGAGTGGAACCTGCAGAACAACTTCTCGCTCGCGTCGGGCGGCACCTACCCCGACGACTGGTCACACACCAACGACGTCGAGAAACTCGCTGACGGTCGCGTGATGTTGAGCCCCCGCAACCACGACCAGGTGCTGTTCGTCGACCCGCAGACCGGCCTCCAGGAGAACTGGACGATCGGCGCCGACGACCGCTTCAGCGTGCTCGATGGCCAGCACAACCCGGACTACTTCAACGAATCTGCGGGCGGGCCCGCCGTGGTGATCGCGGATTCGAACAACGACCGCATCATCGAGTACGCGCGAACCGAAGACGGTGGCTGGGAACAGTCCTGGGTGTGGCAAGACGAGCGGCTCACGTGGCCTCGCGACGCGGATCGACTGCCGAACGGCCACACGCTCATCACCGACACCAGGGGTGGGCGAGTCGTCGAGGTAGACGAACAGGGGGAGATCGTCTGGAACCTCACCCGTGAGAGCCACAGCGAAGGCGGATACGCAGCGTACGAGGCCGAGCGCCTGAACACGGGCGACGAGAGCGCGGGCGGTGAGAGCGCGGACTCCCTGGGCCTCCAGTCGCGAACGCCCGACGACGGTTCGCAAGCCGAGTCGATTCTGGGCGACATCAGCAACTCGGTTTCCAGCGTCACCCCAGCGTGGATACCATCGTACAATCTGCTTCTCGGCTCACTTATCGTATTCACTGCGCTCGCGTGGTTCGGCATCGAACTGTGGAACGCCGGATACAGGCCACAGCAACCGCTCGTGCGTCAGTAG
- the thyX gene encoding FAD-dependent thymidylate synthase, whose amino-acid sequence MRVRLLEATEDPEELVCRGARNDYMSDWVGDQSFEDAMAGVDGDTIEEQKANFLGKLLKRGHYGPFEHPSATFAIEGMSRSCMAQLTRHRHASFDVQSMRYVAFDDVDPADVEDGEMVVTPPSATDAEWVGRNQQGGQADEDVVERREEVFQSSVRRAVEDYQELLDLGMPPEDARFVLPIGTEVNVVVTLNPRSLMHIADMRAAADAQWEIRDLTEQLLDLAAEWCPHTFDYYDEHMKHRKNRLAP is encoded by the coding sequence ATGCGAGTGCGCCTGCTCGAAGCCACGGAAGACCCCGAGGAACTCGTCTGCCGGGGAGCGAGGAACGACTACATGAGCGACTGGGTCGGCGACCAGTCCTTCGAGGACGCCATGGCCGGTGTCGACGGCGACACCATCGAGGAACAGAAGGCGAACTTCCTCGGGAAACTGCTCAAGCGCGGGCACTACGGCCCGTTCGAGCACCCGAGCGCGACGTTCGCCATCGAGGGGATGAGCCGCTCCTGTATGGCCCAACTCACACGCCACCGGCACGCGAGTTTCGACGTGCAGTCGATGCGGTACGTCGCCTTCGACGACGTCGACCCCGCGGACGTCGAGGACGGCGAGATGGTGGTGACGCCGCCCTCCGCGACAGACGCCGAGTGGGTCGGCCGCAACCAGCAGGGAGGGCAGGCCGACGAGGACGTCGTCGAGCGCCGCGAGGAGGTCTTCCAGTCGTCGGTGCGCCGCGCCGTCGAGGACTACCAGGAACTCCTCGACCTCGGGATGCCTCCGGAGGACGCGCGCTTCGTGCTCCCCATCGGCACCGAGGTGAACGTCGTCGTGACGCTGAACCCGCGCTCGCTGATGCACATCGCTGACATGCGCGCCGCCGCCGACGCGCAGTGGGAGATCCGGGACCTCACCGAGCAACTCCTCGACCTCGCCGCGGAGTGGTGCCCGCACACGTTCGACTACTACGACGAGCACATGAAACACCGGAAGAACCGGCTCGCGCCCTGA
- a CDS encoding MBL fold metallo-hydrolase: MVSNLSAGVQAFTCNAFLVSGERTTLVDAGANYDVVSSVRERVADLDRLVLTHPHPDHVGNLDAVTDAFDVDVWGYEGVEGVDHELVDGDELTIGDHEYTALFTPGHEPNHLCFHSERASALFGGDLVFQNGSFGRTDLAGGDRETLVESIERVADVVGEDLDVLYPGHGPSITNDPHADVELAARSARLG; this comes from the coding sequence ATGGTCAGCAATCTCTCCGCGGGCGTGCAGGCGTTCACCTGTAACGCCTTCCTCGTCTCCGGCGAGCGGACGACGCTCGTGGACGCGGGCGCGAACTACGACGTCGTATCGAGTGTTCGAGAACGCGTGGCCGACCTCGACCGACTCGTGCTCACGCACCCACACCCCGACCACGTCGGCAACCTCGATGCCGTGACCGACGCGTTCGACGTGGACGTGTGGGGGTACGAGGGGGTCGAGGGCGTCGACCACGAACTCGTCGACGGGGACGAACTCACTATCGGTGACCACGAGTACACTGCGCTGTTCACGCCTGGTCACGAACCGAACCACCTGTGTTTTCACTCCGAGCGGGCGAGCGCGCTGTTCGGCGGCGACCTCGTCTTCCAGAACGGGAGTTTCGGGCGCACGGACCTCGCGGGCGGCGACCGCGAGACGCTCGTGGAGAGCATCGAGCGCGTCGCGGACGTCGTCGGCGAGGACCTCGACGTACTGTACCCTGGTCACGGCCCGAGCATCACGAACGACCCGCACGCGGACGTCGAACTCGCCGCGCGGTCGGCGCGTCTCGGGTAA
- a CDS encoding TRAM domain-containing protein yields the protein MEYIWLAAGGGVSIVLLALMGLWRRSSDEHQSHRAHEAAQEREPPVEIGETYEFGVTEFTDHHSGERVAVGKVEGFVLFTEDVPGSLDEGDVVRAKVLSFNQGRTSADATFVETS from the coding sequence ATGGAGTACATCTGGCTCGCCGCCGGTGGTGGCGTCTCCATCGTCCTGCTGGCGCTGATGGGGCTGTGGCGCCGTTCGTCGGACGAACACCAATCCCACCGAGCGCACGAAGCAGCACAGGAACGTGAACCCCCGGTCGAGATCGGGGAGACGTACGAGTTCGGCGTCACCGAGTTCACCGACCACCACTCCGGGGAGCGGGTCGCGGTCGGGAAGGTAGAGGGGTTCGTACTGTTCACCGAGGATGTCCCGGGTTCGCTCGACGAGGGTGACGTCGTTCGCGCGAAGGTGCTCTCGTTCAATCAGGGACGCACGTCCGCCGACGCGACGTTCGTCGAGACGTCGTAG
- a CDS encoding cupin domain-containing protein, with amino-acid sequence MPYETTSVEAVESPLPDDADADLYMLKDALDTTELGFSVYTLEPGAEGMEHDHTEDGQEEVYYVVEGGVDVDFGTETVALEEGEAIRIDADEQRQVRNRDHYSKLVLAGAPR; translated from the coding sequence ATGCCGTACGAGACAACCAGCGTCGAGGCTGTCGAATCGCCGCTTCCGGACGACGCCGACGCCGACCTCTACATGCTGAAGGACGCGCTCGACACGACGGAACTCGGCTTCTCGGTGTACACGCTCGAACCCGGCGCCGAAGGGATGGAACACGACCACACCGAGGACGGCCAGGAGGAGGTGTACTACGTAGTCGAGGGCGGCGTGGACGTGGACTTCGGCACCGAGACGGTCGCGCTCGAGGAGGGGGAGGCCATCCGCATCGACGCCGACGAGCAACGCCAGGTGCGGAACCGCGACCACTACTCGAAACTCGTGCTCGCGGGCGCGCCCCGGTGA
- a CDS encoding UvrD-helicase domain-containing protein: MIDDDHLEPEQRTAKETLDANVSLRAGAGTGKTTTLTARYVELLEHELQKIADHPDRLTLAEELPERILTTTFTERAASDLQESVRSEVNENLSTVSTEDEFQLWRAVADGLDDAYIHTLHGLCHRLLEEHAVGTARTPSVAADRPLARFGMTYDDIEPGFEVLDEGDAEDLARKSVAATLRDHETDQSVQTLARRFDRHTLEDILYDLLTHSPRVDPYTWIARTQQHTNPAAYAEEMVTAFLDVEELDITLAEIDEPSESVIAAAQATVAHYDATVDALNGNLVRWVVDDIVDLIDAYDRNDGRDPAALSTSERRDLTIALIECTMTGSGGVHDDKLPDEYPDGLEAGTPLFEMADALATIMGHVDGRAWHDIPSEPFQTEEASHEYVQAFAEIAATAFQEYAAVKRDDGVLDYGDLIALTNHFLEALPAEERASIGFLSDGDDSPLDAYVMVDEFQDTNAEQWAIIKALTCENPGESGATNRFIVGDDKQSIYRFRGADVSIFDDAQTELDTANDRADTTATQDPLTTNFRTLPEPLGGINGLFEQIFVSDSPADTDSDPWYAVRNGTPAAFEARSEPLAAARENNADIDPGVEYIPVPVDRPLQETLLGDTDGAGHELLEAQTANSAAVEAQVVANRLTELFTDGTQVYEELDESHPEYDTWDDGSDGPVERPREARPEDVAILLRSRGDLEAYERALRDAAIPHTVVKGQGFFETPEVQTLVNLLLVLVDPSNQRALYALLRSPMFGCTDDALAQLALTSQEREDASLWDALCAADADQWQSITRDIKRFRGYAGQTTDAASAHSWAALFTRILDETGYLATVAAGERGEKAVVNVERFRDRLRNADDQHSLAEVLNRIEHRIDSDAHDPEANVISFADHDTDSADGSVSLLTVHEAKGMEYPVVVVPGVARDFTRAGGAQLGQQKVEFETVPVGGDGDRVPVFGQKGPDPSDPFTDNETVSRRLAKNQRQAEERAEEKRTLYVACTRARDHLILTGQHTDDGGDSDYPYGFEEPNPTDANAWQDWVQAGLFDAENSAVDDSEADHAGANYALTELIETGAYERTLSYILDGTQTTGSFTIRQPPEHHPYEPTTDTPTLDLDTYEPPQEQPDDRVLSISPHECSKLVAGEGTLTWRDDTTLGYDAPDYDAQDYDDTEPTTTGGTVPGGIPANVFGTIVHRLCELQPPEDEARSLVDQLLATAHQRGELVDKPTRDQLETIATSARERLTQVEDRVADLIAGTTVTAQHDEFQLTTEFTGIPELNVDAVQVTGEIDRLLVTEDAYHVIDYKTDRPGVQDYDEFIEHQSQHHQPQIFTYAAALNQVDPSRRVHASLIFTEVSARTRDWHDIQDPWDELVESLS; encoded by the coding sequence ATGATCGACGACGACCACCTCGAACCCGAACAGCGAACCGCGAAGGAAACACTGGACGCCAACGTGAGCCTGCGAGCGGGCGCGGGCACCGGCAAGACGACGACGCTCACCGCCCGCTACGTCGAACTCCTCGAACACGAACTCCAGAAGATCGCAGACCATCCGGACCGCCTCACCCTCGCAGAAGAGTTACCGGAACGCATTCTGACGACGACGTTCACCGAGCGCGCCGCAAGCGACCTCCAGGAGAGCGTCCGGAGTGAAGTCAACGAGAACCTTTCCACGGTGTCGACGGAGGACGAGTTCCAGTTGTGGCGCGCGGTCGCGGACGGCCTCGACGACGCGTACATTCACACCCTCCACGGGCTCTGCCACCGCCTCCTCGAAGAACACGCCGTCGGAACCGCTCGCACGCCCAGTGTCGCCGCCGACCGGCCGCTCGCGCGCTTCGGCATGACCTACGACGACATCGAACCCGGGTTCGAAGTACTCGACGAGGGTGACGCCGAAGACCTCGCCCGCAAGTCGGTGGCAGCGACCCTCCGCGACCACGAAACCGACCAGAGCGTGCAGACGCTCGCCCGGCGCTTCGACCGTCACACCCTCGAAGATATTCTCTACGATCTCCTCACCCACAGCCCCCGCGTCGACCCCTACACGTGGATCGCACGCACCCAACAGCACACGAACCCAGCCGCGTACGCCGAGGAGATGGTTACAGCCTTCCTCGACGTCGAGGAACTCGATATCACGCTGGCGGAGATCGACGAGCCAAGCGAGTCGGTCATCGCAGCCGCGCAAGCGACTGTCGCGCACTACGATGCGACCGTGGATGCCCTCAACGGGAATCTCGTGCGGTGGGTCGTCGACGATATCGTCGACCTGATCGACGCCTACGACCGCAACGATGGCCGCGACCCGGCCGCCCTGTCGACCAGTGAACGCCGAGACCTCACCATCGCTCTCATCGAATGCACCATGACCGGAAGCGGCGGTGTCCACGACGACAAGCTTCCCGACGAGTATCCTGATGGACTCGAAGCGGGGACGCCGCTCTTCGAGATGGCGGACGCGCTCGCTACAATCATGGGACACGTCGACGGGCGCGCGTGGCACGACATCCCCAGTGAGCCATTCCAGACCGAAGAGGCGTCCCACGAGTACGTGCAGGCGTTCGCGGAGATCGCCGCTACCGCCTTCCAGGAGTACGCCGCGGTCAAACGCGACGATGGCGTCCTGGATTACGGCGACCTGATCGCGCTCACGAACCACTTCCTCGAGGCACTGCCAGCAGAGGAGCGCGCCAGCATCGGCTTCCTCTCCGATGGTGACGACTCCCCCCTCGACGCGTACGTGATGGTCGACGAGTTTCAGGACACGAACGCCGAACAGTGGGCGATCATCAAGGCCCTCACCTGCGAGAACCCAGGCGAGTCCGGCGCCACGAATCGATTCATCGTCGGCGACGACAAACAGAGCATCTACCGGTTCCGCGGCGCCGACGTCTCCATCTTCGACGACGCACAAACCGAACTCGACACCGCCAACGACCGAGCCGACACGACCGCCACCCAAGACCCACTCACCACCAACTTCCGCACGCTCCCCGAACCGCTAGGGGGCATCAACGGGCTCTTCGAACAGATCTTCGTCAGCGACTCACCAGCCGACACCGACAGCGACCCCTGGTACGCCGTCAGAAACGGAACTCCGGCTGCCTTCGAAGCACGCTCCGAACCCCTGGCCGCCGCGCGAGAAAACAATGCGGACATCGATCCTGGCGTCGAATACATCCCCGTCCCGGTCGACCGCCCGCTCCAGGAAACGCTGCTCGGCGACACTGACGGCGCCGGTCACGAACTCCTCGAGGCACAGACGGCGAACTCGGCAGCCGTGGAGGCACAGGTCGTCGCGAACCGCCTCACAGAACTGTTCACCGACGGCACACAGGTGTACGAGGAACTCGACGAGTCCCACCCCGAGTACGACACCTGGGATGACGGCAGCGACGGGCCGGTCGAGCGACCACGCGAGGCCCGGCCCGAAGACGTAGCGATTCTACTCCGGTCACGAGGCGACCTCGAAGCCTACGAGCGCGCGCTCCGCGACGCAGCCATCCCCCACACCGTCGTCAAGGGCCAGGGCTTCTTCGAAACCCCAGAAGTTCAGACCCTCGTCAACCTCCTCCTCGTTCTCGTCGACCCGTCCAACCAGCGAGCACTCTACGCGCTCCTCCGCTCACCCATGTTCGGGTGCACCGACGACGCCCTCGCACAACTCGCGCTTACCAGCCAGGAACGAGAGGACGCCAGCCTCTGGGACGCCCTCTGTGCGGCCGACGCCGACCAGTGGCAATCAATCACCCGGGATATCAAGCGATTCCGCGGGTACGCCGGCCAAACAACTGACGCCGCATCGGCTCACTCGTGGGCAGCGCTGTTCACGCGAATCCTCGACGAAACCGGCTACTTGGCGACGGTCGCGGCCGGCGAACGCGGGGAGAAAGCCGTGGTGAACGTCGAACGCTTCCGCGACCGCCTCCGGAACGCTGACGACCAGCATAGCCTCGCGGAGGTCCTCAATCGTATCGAACACCGGATCGACAGCGATGCCCACGACCCCGAAGCCAACGTCATCTCGTTCGCCGACCACGACACCGACAGCGCCGACGGAAGCGTCAGCCTGCTCACCGTCCACGAGGCCAAAGGCATGGAGTACCCCGTCGTCGTGGTGCCCGGCGTCGCCCGCGATTTCACACGGGCAGGCGGCGCCCAACTCGGCCAGCAAAAAGTCGAATTCGAAACCGTCCCGGTCGGTGGCGACGGTGACCGCGTCCCCGTCTTCGGGCAGAAAGGCCCCGACCCAAGCGACCCGTTCACGGACAATGAGACGGTCAGTCGCCGCCTGGCGAAAAACCAGCGGCAAGCCGAGGAACGCGCCGAAGAGAAACGCACCCTCTACGTCGCCTGCACTCGCGCCCGCGACCACCTCATCCTCACCGGCCAACACACCGACGACGGTGGGGACTCCGATTACCCCTACGGCTTCGAAGAACCCAACCCAACGGACGCGAACGCGTGGCAAGACTGGGTTCAGGCCGGCCTCTTCGATGCCGAGAACTCAGCCGTCGACGATTCCGAGGCAGACCACGCAGGCGCAAACTACGCGCTCACAGAACTCATCGAAACCGGAGCCTACGAACGCACACTCTCCTACATACTCGATGGCACCCAAACCACGGGGTCCTTCACGATTCGCCAACCCCCAGAACACCACCCCTACGAACCAACCACAGACACACCCACACTCGACCTCGACACCTACGAACCACCGCAGGAACAGCCCGACGACCGCGTACTCTCAATCTCGCCCCACGAGTGCTCCAAACTCGTCGCCGGCGAGGGCACACTCACCTGGCGCGACGACACCACACTCGGCTACGACGCCCCCGACTACGACGCACAGGACTACGACGACACCGAACCAACCACCACAGGAGGAACAGTACCAGGCGGAATCCCGGCCAACGTCTTCGGAACGATCGTCCACCGCCTCTGCGAACTCCAACCCCCGGAAGACGAGGCCAGGTCACTCGTCGACCAACTCTTGGCGACCGCCCACCAACGAGGCGAACTCGTCGACAAACCCACCCGAGACCAACTGGAGACGATTGCAACATCCGCTCGCGAACGCCTCACACAGGTCGAAGACAGGGTCGCCGATCTGATCGCTGGTACCACGGTCACCGCCCAGCACGACGAATTTCAACTCACCACCGAGTTCACAGGCATACCGGAGTTAAACGTCGATGCCGTCCAGGTCACCGGCGAAATCGACCGCCTCCTCGTCACCGAAGACGCCTACCACGTGATCGACTACAAGACGGATCGGCCCGGAGTCCAGGACTACGACGAGTTCATCGAGCACCAGTCTCAGCATCACCAGCCACAGATTTTCACGTACGCTGCCGCGCTCAATCAGGTAGACCCCTCACGGCGAGTACACGCCTCACTCATCTTCACAGAGGTGTCTGCTAGAACCCGCGACTGGCACGACATCCAGGACCCCTGGGATGAGCTCGTGGAGTCCCTCAGCTAA
- a CDS encoding SprT-like domain-containing protein, giving the protein MTTTAPPDTHAGLRDAAAEYAARVDVDVDLGAVTWEVSTRAKRRSGACLFDRKTESVTIRLTWAAYREYGWTEFRDVIRHELVHAWEFQQFGESGHGRRFREKAREVDAPRHCRTFTDARLRLVCTNGDCEWTARRHRASKAVTEPGDRRCGACRSRYAVEHVDSGERWQTSDGYEAARERIEEW; this is encoded by the coding sequence GTGACGACCACAGCCCCACCGGACACCCACGCCGGACTCCGTGACGCCGCGGCGGAGTACGCAGCGCGCGTCGACGTGGACGTCGACCTCGGAGCCGTCACCTGGGAGGTGTCGACGCGCGCGAAGCGGCGCTCGGGCGCGTGCCTGTTCGACCGGAAGACGGAGTCGGTGACGATCCGCCTGACGTGGGCCGCCTACCGGGAGTACGGGTGGACGGAGTTCCGGGACGTAATCCGCCACGAACTCGTCCACGCCTGGGAGTTCCAGCAGTTCGGCGAGTCCGGTCACGGGCGCCGGTTCCGGGAGAAGGCCCGGGAGGTCGACGCGCCACGTCACTGCCGAACGTTCACCGACGCGCGACTCCGACTCGTCTGCACGAACGGCGACTGCGAGTGGACCGCCCGGCGACACCGCGCGTCGAAGGCCGTCACCGAACCCGGGGACAGGCGATGCGGCGCGTGCCGTTCCCGCTACGCCGTCGAGCACGTCGACTCCGGGGAACGGTGGCAGACGAGCGACGGGTACGAGGCGGCACGCGAACGGATCGAAGAGTGGTGA